A section of the Paenibacillus odorifer genome encodes:
- a CDS encoding AraC family transcriptional regulator: MDRTTQSLLKENRVHGDSMFPLAAYWIELPSGTHVLDTHWHEEAEFFMLLEGEILFQVDTEYFPLRAGEAVFIESGDIHAAYVLNEDTPCKFCALVFLPDLLASAQYDTIQQNAILPLQEKRQSFPRHITPAIPWQQELLHHLKQMMEAYANKMPGFETFMKGTLLIMLSKITAEGRFENRSQSDDADTTKINRLKKVILYIQDNYQEPIRTRDLSELIPMSEGQFCRFFKMMTRKTPVDYINSYRIRQAADLLQQSERKISDIAFEVGFDNVSYFIKVFRKAMKCSPSEFRKGAG; the protein is encoded by the coding sequence ATGGACCGTACAACTCAGAGTTTGCTAAAAGAAAACAGAGTTCATGGAGATAGTATGTTTCCACTCGCAGCTTATTGGATCGAGCTTCCATCCGGAACGCATGTACTTGATACACATTGGCATGAAGAAGCGGAGTTCTTTATGCTGCTAGAAGGAGAAATTCTGTTCCAAGTAGACACAGAATATTTTCCTCTCCGAGCTGGAGAAGCGGTATTTATCGAATCTGGCGATATACACGCCGCCTATGTGCTGAACGAAGACACCCCCTGCAAATTCTGTGCGCTTGTATTTCTGCCTGATCTTTTGGCTAGCGCCCAGTACGATACGATCCAGCAAAACGCGATTTTGCCACTGCAAGAGAAACGCCAAAGCTTTCCGAGACATATTACACCCGCTATCCCTTGGCAGCAGGAACTGCTTCATCATCTGAAGCAAATGATGGAGGCATACGCTAATAAAATGCCCGGATTTGAGACCTTTATGAAAGGAACTTTGCTAATCATGCTTTCCAAGATTACCGCAGAGGGCCGATTTGAGAACCGCAGCCAATCGGATGATGCAGATACTACCAAGATTAACCGCCTTAAAAAGGTGATCCTTTATATCCAAGATAACTATCAGGAACCGATCCGTACCCGTGATCTATCAGAGCTTATTCCCATGAGCGAGGGGCAATTCTGCCGCTTCTTCAAAATGATGACTCGTAAAACGCCAGTCGATTACATCAACTCTTACCGGATTCGCCAGGCTGCCGATCTGCTGCAGCAAAGTGAAAGAAAAATATCCGACATCGCATTCGAGGTCGGATTTGATAATGTAAGCTATTTTATAAAGGTTTTCCGCAAAGCGATGAAATGCTCGCCTTCGGAGTTTAGGAAAGGTGCGGGCTAG
- the yicI gene encoding alpha-xylosidase: MKFTDGLWLVREGITINGAVQNYVVEKTPEGLTAITQTTPITGRAATLNSTLLTVKFHSPLPGVVGIKIIHHDGVQERGPVFELTKGTGDHVKIEETDLETVLISGGLRVVIRKGEQWAVDFYRGEERITGSGFKSMAYITDQDGNTYMRDELDLGVGEFVYGLGERFTAFVKNGQTVDIWNKDGGTSSEQAYKNIPFYVSSKGYGVFVNHPELVSYEIASEKVKKAQFSVAGESLEYFVIDGPTIKDVISNYTALTGKPALPPAWTFGLWLTTSFTTNYDEETVNSFVEGMAERDLPLHVFHFDCFWMREYQWTDFEWDKRVFPDPEGMLKRLKEKGLKICVWINSYIGQRSRLFEEGKKNGYLIKKPNGDVYQCDLWQAGMGLVDFTNPAACEWYAGYLRDLVDMGVDSFKTDFGERIPTDVVYFDGSDPMKMHNYYTQLYNKVVFEVLEEKLGKNEAALFARSATAGGQQFPVHWGGDCYADYESMAESLRGGLSLGLSGFGFWSHDIGGFENTAPAHVFKRWLAFGLLSSHSRLHGSTSYRVPWAYDDEACDVTRFFTKLKCSLMPYLYDVAGQAAEHGWASMRAMVMEFPEDPTCEVLDRQYMLGDSLLVAPIFQENGEVKYYLPAGRWTHLLSGETVQGGSWRKEKYDFFSLPLFVRQNSLLAIGSIDNKPDYDFADGVKFGLYSLEEGTTTSATVRDLKGAPELTVKAARKGNSVTVTAEGSGKEFSLSLKDLGAIASVEGAEQVDETTVKVNAGAKSASFTITLK; this comes from the coding sequence ATGAAATTTACTGATGGTCTCTGGCTGGTTCGTGAAGGTATCACGATTAACGGCGCAGTTCAAAATTATGTTGTAGAAAAGACTCCCGAAGGATTAACAGCAATTACACAAACGACTCCAATCACAGGGCGCGCAGCAACGCTGAATTCAACCCTGCTTACTGTAAAATTCCATTCCCCGCTTCCAGGCGTGGTAGGCATTAAAATTATTCATCATGATGGTGTACAGGAACGTGGTCCGGTTTTCGAACTGACTAAAGGAACTGGCGATCATGTGAAGATTGAAGAAACGGATCTCGAAACCGTGCTGATCAGCGGCGGACTTCGTGTAGTGATTCGCAAAGGCGAACAATGGGCGGTTGACTTCTATCGCGGCGAAGAACGTATTACAGGCAGTGGCTTTAAATCCATGGCTTACATCACCGACCAAGACGGCAACACGTACATGCGTGATGAGCTGGATCTCGGCGTAGGCGAATTCGTATATGGTCTGGGCGAACGTTTTACAGCTTTCGTGAAAAATGGACAAACCGTAGATATCTGGAACAAAGACGGCGGTACTAGCTCCGAGCAAGCTTACAAAAACATTCCTTTCTATGTATCAAGCAAAGGTTATGGCGTATTCGTTAATCATCCGGAATTGGTTTCCTATGAAATCGCTTCAGAAAAAGTGAAAAAGGCCCAATTTAGCGTAGCTGGAGAAAGCTTGGAATACTTCGTAATCGATGGACCTACCATTAAAGACGTTATTAGCAACTATACTGCTCTTACAGGTAAACCAGCGCTTCCACCAGCATGGACTTTTGGATTGTGGCTGACAACTTCGTTTACTACCAACTATGATGAAGAAACTGTAAATTCCTTCGTAGAAGGTATGGCAGAACGTGATCTGCCGCTGCATGTATTCCACTTTGACTGCTTCTGGATGCGTGAGTATCAATGGACTGATTTTGAATGGGATAAACGTGTATTCCCAGATCCAGAGGGCATGCTGAAACGCCTGAAGGAAAAAGGCCTGAAGATCTGCGTATGGATCAACTCTTATATTGGCCAACGTTCACGCTTGTTTGAAGAAGGCAAGAAAAACGGATACTTGATCAAAAAGCCTAACGGTGACGTTTATCAATGTGACCTGTGGCAAGCGGGTATGGGACTGGTGGATTTCACTAACCCTGCGGCTTGTGAATGGTATGCCGGCTACCTGCGTGATTTGGTAGATATGGGCGTAGACAGCTTTAAGACAGACTTCGGTGAGCGGATTCCTACAGATGTAGTTTATTTCGACGGATCTGATCCGATGAAAATGCACAACTACTACACGCAACTGTACAACAAAGTTGTATTTGAAGTATTGGAAGAGAAGCTTGGCAAGAATGAGGCAGCATTGTTCGCACGTTCTGCAACTGCTGGCGGCCAACAGTTCCCAGTTCACTGGGGCGGAGATTGCTACGCAGATTATGAATCCATGGCAGAAAGCCTTCGTGGCGGTTTGTCCCTAGGTTTGTCCGGTTTCGGTTTCTGGAGTCACGATATCGGTGGTTTCGAGAACACTGCTCCGGCACATGTATTCAAACGCTGGTTAGCTTTTGGACTGTTGTCCAGCCACAGCCGTCTGCACGGCAGCACTTCGTATCGTGTACCTTGGGCGTACGATGATGAAGCTTGTGATGTTACCCGCTTCTTCACGAAGCTTAAATGCAGCTTGATGCCTTACCTGTATGATGTGGCTGGCCAGGCTGCAGAGCATGGCTGGGCTTCTATGCGGGCGATGGTTATGGAATTCCCGGAAGATCCAACATGCGAAGTGCTCGATCGCCAATACATGCTGGGTGATTCCTTGCTCGTAGCGCCTATTTTCCAAGAAAACGGCGAAGTGAAATACTATCTGCCAGCGGGTCGCTGGACACACCTGCTATCTGGTGAAACTGTACAAGGCGGATCATGGCGCAAAGAGAAATATGATTTCTTCAGCTTGCCACTGTTCGTTCGTCAGAACTCCTTGCTGGCAATCGGCAGCATCGACAACAAACCGGATTATGACTTTGCGGATGGCGTGAAATTTGGCCTGTATTCACTTGAAGAAGGTACTACTACTTCTGCAACCGTACGTGATCTTAAAGGTGCTCCTGAATTGACTGTGAAGGCTGCCCGCAAAGGCAACAGCGTAACAGTTACTGCAGAAGGCAGCGGTAAAGAATTCTCGCTTTCCCTTAAAGATCTGGGAGCTATCGCTTCCGTAGAAGGTGCAGAGCAAGTAGATGAGACTACAGTGAAAGTAAACGCAGGTGCAAAATCCGCATCGTTTACCATTACACTGAAATAA
- a CDS encoding SGNH/GDSL hydrolase family protein yields MNTNLIKGSGVLNQTDYTSATVLSTAANFIMNRQEPFTHTFRTYIRLRENGPLQLKFWHSNAVDSTWDQGLEASGSEPGGSWVIESAFIADGGTEPNGGILEHTQHAVTFEGNVSKPVAAGECFWSDETSINLPDGHYLAFTWTIKTTAAGKSIPFNVEGMLATAYDAPGNLAAQESADGFTESDKLLVLPSYIGYKKAVNKKLVFLGDSITQGVRTLKDGYEYWAARIADGLGAEIGVWNLGSGWARAYDVAADGPWLHKAKQSDELMIVLGVNDIDIGCRSADELLGDLTTIIAKIKTANADASIILSTVPPFNFQEAREETWRRVNHEILTNPPAGVDRVFDIASLLSLPAPDDHRIRPEYMSGQDDPHPNGIAGKTVADAFLNWY; encoded by the coding sequence ATGAATACTAATTTAATTAAGGGAAGTGGAGTTTTGAATCAGACGGACTATACCTCTGCTACGGTTCTTTCAACCGCCGCTAATTTTATAATGAATAGGCAAGAACCTTTTACACATACCTTCCGGACTTATATTCGTTTACGGGAAAACGGCCCGTTGCAGCTAAAATTTTGGCATAGCAATGCGGTGGATTCCACCTGGGACCAAGGGCTTGAAGCTTCAGGCAGTGAACCTGGGGGCAGTTGGGTGATCGAATCGGCTTTTATCGCGGATGGAGGCACTGAGCCAAACGGAGGTATTCTTGAGCATACACAACATGCTGTCACCTTTGAAGGCAATGTCTCCAAACCAGTAGCGGCCGGTGAATGCTTCTGGAGTGATGAGACAAGCATTAATCTACCCGATGGCCATTACTTAGCTTTTACATGGACGATTAAGACAACCGCTGCGGGCAAATCCATTCCTTTCAATGTAGAAGGCATGCTGGCAACCGCTTATGATGCGCCCGGAAATCTGGCTGCACAGGAATCAGCCGATGGATTTACAGAATCCGACAAGCTTCTGGTACTGCCAAGCTATATCGGGTATAAGAAAGCTGTGAATAAGAAGCTAGTATTTTTGGGAGATTCGATTACTCAAGGTGTGCGGACATTAAAGGACGGATACGAATATTGGGCAGCGAGAATTGCGGATGGTCTTGGTGCAGAGATTGGCGTATGGAATCTCGGCTCAGGCTGGGCTAGAGCGTATGATGTGGCTGCGGATGGCCCTTGGCTTCACAAAGCTAAACAGAGTGATGAACTGATGATTGTCCTCGGCGTAAATGATATTGATATTGGCTGCCGCTCTGCAGATGAGTTACTTGGTGATCTGACAACTATTATTGCTAAGATCAAAACAGCAAATGCTGATGCTAGTATTATTCTAAGTACGGTGCCGCCGTTTAATTTTCAGGAGGCAAGAGAAGAAACTTGGCGTAGAGTGAATCATGAAATCCTGACTAACCCACCCGCTGGAGTAGACCGTGTGTTTGATATAGCAAGCCTATTATCGTTGCCTGCACCAGACGATCACCGGATCAGACCGGAATATATGAGTGGACAAGACGACCCGCATCCGAACGGCATAGCCGGTAAGACGGTTGCGGACGCCTTTTTAAACTGGTATTGA
- a CDS encoding response regulator transcription factor, with product MKALIVDDEARVRKAVRLLVDWEAHQIDEILEAGNGNEAIEIIRQAKPALVIMDMMMESGNGIELMTWVNEFAGNTKFIVVSGHNDFEFVRQTVRHGGIDYILKPIEAEAINVAVAKAVAAWRSEEDDRSERQKQSIQLNEFKPIYGEKLLSALIDDPINSDLSLRRLCSDRIIPENIHSARLILVQTDAGNNPLIKRFGGDTELMNYAIVNICNEFLHSPHKGVAFRYWGGPPEIAIILWDIQTSVVELIGRINHGIYSTLQVRMHFGISSIGSLPKQLPYQRAEVAEALQRRNLLIHEDYCHFSSSSEEFRDRKEIAKAEVRGNISATNFADVKEDWKMAVISGSPEILSTAAQHWVDELSRGGIVTPEILNSWKNDALLFRSQLVREMLGPEAEGALAELEQADQLHPAPYTNGYSFSLFAWRDWSYTLMQELAEVIALKQAKERNPMHDIVKYIELNYASDLSLQEVAGKFFVSREYISRRFKQEYGINFSDFIVNIRIDKAKLLLQNPRLKLTQISEMVGFHDVKYFSKVFKKQVGSSPKDYRDTFKS from the coding sequence ATGAAGGCGTTGATTGTTGATGACGAGGCAAGAGTTAGAAAGGCAGTCAGACTGCTTGTCGACTGGGAAGCCCATCAAATCGATGAAATTCTGGAAGCCGGAAATGGAAATGAAGCCATCGAGATCATCCGGCAGGCTAAACCAGCATTAGTCATTATGGATATGATGATGGAATCAGGTAACGGGATAGAGTTAATGACCTGGGTGAACGAATTCGCCGGCAACACTAAGTTTATTGTAGTCAGCGGACATAATGATTTTGAGTTCGTACGTCAGACTGTGCGGCATGGGGGGATTGATTATATCCTGAAGCCCATCGAAGCCGAGGCAATCAATGTAGCGGTAGCTAAGGCAGTTGCAGCCTGGCGCTCAGAAGAAGATGACCGAAGCGAGCGGCAGAAACAGAGTATTCAGCTTAATGAGTTCAAGCCCATTTATGGGGAAAAGCTATTATCCGCACTAATTGATGATCCGATCAATTCTGATTTATCTTTGCGGAGGTTATGCAGTGATAGGATCATTCCGGAAAACATCCATTCCGCTCGCTTAATATTGGTGCAGACAGATGCGGGTAACAATCCTTTGATTAAACGTTTTGGCGGAGACACCGAGCTAATGAACTACGCCATCGTCAATATTTGTAATGAATTTTTGCACAGTCCGCATAAGGGTGTTGCTTTTCGTTATTGGGGAGGTCCTCCGGAGATTGCGATTATTCTGTGGGATATTCAAACCTCTGTGGTCGAGCTAATAGGCAGAATCAATCATGGCATCTACTCTACCTTGCAGGTCCGAATGCATTTTGGAATCAGCAGCATCGGCAGCTTACCTAAGCAGTTACCTTATCAGCGTGCAGAGGTGGCAGAGGCATTACAACGCCGAAACTTATTAATTCATGAGGATTACTGCCATTTCTCCTCCTCCTCCGAAGAGTTCAGAGATCGTAAAGAGATCGCCAAAGCAGAGGTTCGCGGTAATATATCAGCAACGAACTTTGCTGACGTCAAGGAAGATTGGAAAATGGCAGTCATCAGCGGAAGTCCAGAAATATTATCAACAGCTGCGCAGCACTGGGTAGATGAGCTTAGCCGAGGCGGGATTGTTACACCAGAAATCCTAAACTCATGGAAAAATGATGCTCTATTATTTCGTTCCCAGCTGGTTCGGGAAATGTTAGGCCCTGAAGCTGAAGGTGCACTGGCCGAGCTTGAACAGGCCGACCAGCTTCACCCAGCTCCTTATACGAACGGTTACTCGTTCTCCTTATTCGCTTGGCGTGACTGGTCGTATACCCTAATGCAGGAGCTGGCCGAAGTAATCGCCCTGAAACAAGCTAAAGAACGTAATCCGATGCATGATATCGTCAAATATATCGAGCTTAATTATGCTTCCGACCTGTCCTTACAGGAAGTGGCCGGAAAGTTTTTTGTTAGCCGTGAATATATTTCCCGCCGATTCAAACAGGAATACGGTATTAACTTTTCCGACTTTATTGTTAATATCCGAATAGATAAAGCTAAGCTGCTATTGCAGAATCCTCGTCTGAAGCTGACCCAAATCTCCGAAATGGTCGGTTTTCATGATGTTAAATATTTCAGCAAAGTGTTTAAGAAGCAGGTCGGATCTTCACCTAAGGACTACCGGGACACATTTAAGAGTTGA
- a CDS encoding cache domain-containing sensor histidine kinase, which yields MKWNTIRTKLIVFILLPTLICIMATMFISYHYSTQSLRTRAVDENTNLLFQGNRNIESLIQEINRLSLIVYSDSDFYRLLEAGYEDMAANTRIYSSLNYISSSMPDISQVYLYGAKDRKATLLTQNTPKRWQGIPPYADSDITSSSPVVIQSTHISHSYGLTSPIPQLIPEPVFTLHRRIERIPTTTPIGFLSIDVKLTALTDIVSQLYDQKQENIWLLDGDGKIVYGSNSEEYGKRLHASWYNKQIATNQSSQGYFEEEDAVFIYQRIETQGLNWTLVKQIPTSYLFREANEAAAINIILLVLLLITIATLTTLISFRITAPIKQLTRYMNQVQTGNLDVDIQPMGKDEIGVVTERFRSMMDTINNLILREYKLELSNKTNELRALQAQINPHFLNNTLQIIGTLALELKVPQIYSLLSALAKMMRYSMYNEEKIVTVKDELDHVKAYIELQKERFENKFSFRYDMEESLLETFMPKMILQPIVENYFKHGFNLSRSDGFIEITAAKVDDNRMEICIQNNGNAIPSAKLDLLKQKLQHPTRTDIDLLRNTEQTKETSGSGIGLPNVLARLKFVCGDSATLTVDNLRAGGVVVKLEIEIIAEREKI from the coding sequence ATGAAATGGAACACGATTCGCACAAAATTGATCGTTTTTATCCTACTGCCAACGTTAATTTGTATTATGGCCACCATGTTTATTAGCTATCACTATAGCACTCAATCCCTAAGAACAAGGGCAGTAGACGAGAATACGAACCTCCTCTTTCAAGGCAATAGAAACATCGAAAGTCTGATTCAGGAGATCAATCGTCTCTCCCTTATCGTTTATTCAGATTCAGATTTCTACAGACTGCTCGAAGCGGGATATGAGGATATGGCAGCAAATACACGAATTTATTCTTCTCTAAATTACATTTCTTCATCCATGCCAGATATATCCCAGGTGTATCTGTACGGTGCCAAGGATAGAAAAGCCACTTTGCTCACCCAGAATACACCCAAACGTTGGCAGGGTATTCCTCCCTATGCCGACTCAGATATCACTAGCAGTTCTCCTGTGGTTATACAAAGTACACATATAAGTCACAGCTACGGCCTAACTTCACCTATCCCGCAACTCATACCGGAGCCTGTGTTCACATTGCATAGACGAATTGAAAGGATTCCAACTACCACTCCAATCGGCTTCCTGTCGATCGATGTTAAGCTAACGGCTCTTACCGACATCGTCAGTCAGTTATATGATCAGAAACAGGAAAACATTTGGCTGCTGGATGGCGATGGCAAGATTGTATACGGAAGCAACAGTGAGGAATACGGCAAGCGTCTACATGCCTCCTGGTACAACAAGCAAATCGCTACCAATCAAAGCTCCCAAGGGTATTTTGAAGAGGAAGATGCTGTGTTTATTTACCAGAGAATCGAAACCCAAGGTTTAAATTGGACCCTCGTGAAGCAGATTCCTACGTCCTATCTCTTCCGGGAAGCCAACGAGGCGGCAGCGATCAATATAATCCTCCTTGTTCTACTATTAATTACAATTGCCACCTTAACGACTCTGATCTCTTTTCGAATCACAGCCCCGATCAAGCAGTTGACTCGTTACATGAATCAGGTGCAGACCGGTAATCTTGATGTTGATATTCAACCTATGGGCAAAGATGAGATTGGCGTGGTTACCGAGCGATTCCGCAGTATGATGGACACGATCAACAACCTGATCCTAAGGGAGTACAAGCTGGAATTGTCCAATAAGACCAATGAGCTGCGGGCTCTGCAGGCACAAATCAACCCGCATTTTCTGAATAACACATTGCAGATCATTGGCACGCTGGCCTTAGAACTTAAAGTGCCCCAAATTTACTCACTTCTTTCAGCTCTAGCCAAAATGATGCGCTACAGCATGTACAATGAGGAGAAGATCGTAACTGTTAAGGATGAGCTGGATCATGTCAAAGCCTACATTGAACTGCAAAAGGAACGTTTTGAAAATAAGTTCAGTTTCCGCTACGATATGGAGGAATCACTTTTAGAGACGTTTATGCCGAAAATGATTTTACAGCCTATTGTTGAAAATTATTTCAAACACGGCTTTAATCTTTCCCGCAGTGACGGATTCATTGAAATCACCGCAGCAAAAGTGGATGACAACCGGATGGAAATTTGTATCCAAAATAACGGAAATGCGATTCCTTCAGCGAAGTTAGATCTTTTAAAGCAGAAGCTACAGCATCCTACTAGAACAGATATAGATTTATTAAGAAACACAGAGCAAACCAAGGAGACTTCAGGATCAGGTATTGGTCTGCCGAACGTTCTGGCTCGACTCAAGTTTGTGTGCGGAGATAGCGCCACTTTAACTGTTGATAACCTTAGAGCAGGCGGAGTAGTAGTGAAATTGGAAATTGAAATTATAGCGGAGCGTGAAAAGATATGA
- a CDS encoding carbohydrate ABC transporter permease, protein MRGTKLSQLGQQLFFVGPAVLFFTLITIIPFLMGMYYSFTDWNGVSGNVSWVGFQNFSTIFSNDPDFWSSFWFTVRFTVLGVILTNVVGFFLAYLLTKPLKTRNMLRTIFFMPNVIGGLLLGFIWQFIFIKGFATMGDLTGWSFFNLPWLGDATTGFWAIVMVFVWQSSGYLMVIYIASLSNVSKEVLEAADIDGASRWQVLRNIVVPLIMPAVTIGLFLAISWSFKMFDLNLSLTKGGPFKSTESVAMNIYNEAFLNNRYGLGTAKALLFFVIVAIITLIQVRITKSKEVEA, encoded by the coding sequence ATGCGCGGCACTAAGTTGTCCCAGTTAGGTCAACAGCTTTTTTTCGTTGGTCCGGCAGTTTTGTTTTTTACCTTAATAACGATTATCCCATTTTTGATGGGGATGTATTACTCTTTCACAGATTGGAACGGTGTATCCGGTAATGTAAGTTGGGTCGGATTTCAAAACTTTTCCACTATTTTCTCAAATGACCCTGACTTCTGGTCTTCCTTTTGGTTTACGGTAAGATTTACGGTGTTAGGTGTGATTTTGACTAACGTGGTAGGCTTCTTCTTGGCTTATCTGTTAACTAAACCTTTAAAGACACGTAACATGCTTCGGACCATTTTCTTTATGCCGAACGTTATCGGGGGGTTGTTGCTTGGTTTCATCTGGCAATTTATCTTCATCAAAGGGTTCGCCACTATGGGCGACCTGACGGGATGGTCCTTCTTTAATCTTCCTTGGCTCGGTGATGCCACAACAGGATTTTGGGCGATTGTAATGGTCTTTGTTTGGCAGTCTTCCGGTTATCTAATGGTTATCTACATTGCTTCGTTGAGTAACGTATCCAAAGAAGTACTAGAAGCGGCTGATATTGATGGGGCTTCCCGTTGGCAGGTGCTACGCAATATCGTAGTTCCACTAATTATGCCTGCTGTAACTATCGGATTATTCTTGGCCATTTCCTGGTCATTCAAAATGTTTGACCTTAACTTGTCCTTGACGAAGGGCGGACCGTTCAAATCGACAGAATCCGTTGCTATGAATATTTACAATGAAGCCTTCCTGAACAATCGTTACGGGCTGGGTACTGCAAAAGCGCTGCTGTTCTTTGTAATTGTAGCCATCATTACTCTGATTCAGGTCCGTATCACGAAGAGCAAGGAGGTTGAAGCGTAA
- a CDS encoding carbohydrate ABC transporter permease, whose protein sequence is MKPTEKKRWNIGTEVIMILLALLFLSPFYFLLANSVKSFGEILSDAASWPKVFMWSNYSTAWKLARFGEAFRNSVIITVISVILISLFSAMASYRMVRANTKFNQFLLLIFVAAMVVPFQTIMIPILKVVNVIGVNNSFLGLIITNLGISVPMAIFLFHGFIKSVPLEIEEAATVDGCNPITVFFRIVLPLLKPMVMTTIVLNALGIWNDYLLPSLILQAPELRTIPLATFSFFGQYTKQWDMALPALVIGVAPIIIFYLFMQRYIVEGIAAGSVKG, encoded by the coding sequence ATGAAACCTACAGAAAAAAAGAGATGGAATATTGGCACGGAAGTGATAATGATCCTCCTGGCCCTGCTCTTTCTCTCTCCATTCTATTTCTTGCTCGCAAACTCGGTGAAATCCTTCGGTGAAATTCTGAGTGATGCGGCAAGCTGGCCAAAAGTATTTATGTGGTCGAACTATTCAACCGCTTGGAAATTAGCCCGTTTCGGTGAAGCTTTCCGAAACTCGGTTATTATCACAGTGATCAGTGTTATTCTAATCTCTCTGTTCAGTGCGATGGCATCCTATCGTATGGTTCGGGCGAATACGAAATTCAATCAGTTCTTGCTGCTTATATTTGTAGCGGCAATGGTAGTTCCGTTTCAAACGATCATGATTCCAATTCTGAAGGTCGTAAATGTTATTGGAGTAAACAACTCTTTCCTTGGTTTGATTATCACGAATCTAGGGATCAGTGTTCCGATGGCGATCTTCCTGTTCCACGGCTTTATCAAGTCCGTTCCTCTTGAAATTGAAGAGGCGGCTACAGTAGATGGATGTAATCCTATTACCGTGTTCTTCCGTATTGTGCTTCCTTTGCTGAAGCCAATGGTGATGACAACAATCGTGCTAAACGCACTTGGAATATGGAATGACTATCTGTTGCCATCCTTGATTCTTCAGGCACCAGAGCTTCGGACCATTCCACTGGCGACTTTCTCCTTCTTTGGTCAATACACCAAACAATGGGATATGGCACTTCCGGCTCTCGTAATCGGGGTCGCACCAATTATCATTTTCTACCTGTTTATGCAACGTTACATTGTTGAGGGAATAGCGGCTGGCTCGGTGAAAGGTTAA
- a CDS encoding ABC transporter substrate-binding protein, giving the protein MKKKHSAVALSAVMAMSLALTACGGNNNASSNSQNGSAGTNSGEVKTVKIFQFKTEIVEGLNELKVEFEKEYPNIKLDIQTVGGGADYAAALKTKFASGDAPDIFSNGGYAEMELWGDKMEDLSDQPWVKDLIPMAAEPMTKDGKVYGMAMNLEGIGIVYNKDLFAKAGITETPKTLSQLEEAAKKLQAIDVTPFGNAYQEWWLLGNQGISVAFAQQDNVDEFIKGLNEGTGTIVGNKTFEEWSKYLKLTLQYGQKNPLTTDANTHLAMFAKGETAMMQEGNWAQTLVDNITPDMNIGMFPMPINEDAEKNDKMTVGIPANLVVNKESGSKEEAKTFLNWLVTSDMGKEYIVKKWKFIPALSTIEATPEDIGMLGADVWNYVKENKVYGLQSSKFPDGVTQEFASVIQQFIADKVDVNGWMTGMQAAWDKLKK; this is encoded by the coding sequence ATGAAGAAGAAACACTCCGCAGTTGCTCTATCAGCAGTAATGGCAATGAGTTTAGCTCTAACGGCATGTGGTGGTAATAATAACGCTTCTAGTAACTCACAAAATGGAAGCGCTGGCACAAATTCAGGTGAAGTGAAGACCGTTAAGATCTTCCAATTCAAAACTGAAATCGTAGAAGGCCTCAATGAGCTTAAGGTTGAATTCGAAAAAGAATACCCTAACATCAAGCTGGATATCCAAACAGTTGGTGGTGGTGCGGACTACGCAGCAGCATTGAAAACTAAATTCGCTTCCGGCGATGCGCCTGATATTTTCTCCAATGGTGGATATGCAGAAATGGAACTTTGGGGAGACAAGATGGAAGATCTGTCCGACCAACCTTGGGTAAAAGATCTGATTCCTATGGCTGCAGAGCCTATGACTAAAGATGGCAAAGTATACGGTATGGCAATGAACCTTGAGGGTATCGGTATTGTGTATAACAAGGACTTGTTCGCTAAAGCGGGAATCACTGAAACTCCAAAAACATTGTCACAGCTTGAAGAAGCAGCTAAAAAGCTGCAAGCTATCGACGTAACTCCTTTTGGTAATGCATATCAGGAATGGTGGCTGCTAGGTAACCAAGGGATCAGCGTAGCCTTTGCACAACAAGATAATGTAGATGAATTCATCAAAGGTTTGAATGAAGGAACTGGTACAATTGTAGGCAATAAAACGTTTGAAGAGTGGAGCAAGTATCTCAAACTGACTTTACAATACGGACAAAAGAATCCTTTGACCACAGATGCTAACACTCACCTGGCAATGTTCGCAAAAGGTGAAACTGCAATGATGCAAGAAGGTAACTGGGCACAAACTCTTGTTGATAACATCACTCCTGATATGAACATTGGTATGTTCCCTATGCCAATCAATGAAGATGCTGAGAAGAATGACAAAATGACTGTAGGTATCCCTGCGAACCTAGTAGTCAACAAAGAATCCGGTTCTAAAGAAGAAGCAAAAACTTTCTTGAACTGGTTGGTAACTTCCGATATGGGTAAAGAGTATATCGTTAAAAAATGGAAATTCATCCCTGCTTTGTCCACAATCGAAGCAACACCTGAAGACATCGGTATGCTTGGAGCAGACGTATGGAACTATGTAAAAGAAAACAAAGTTTATGGCCTGCAATCCTCCAAATTCCCTGATGGTGTAACGCAAGAATTTGCCAGCGTGATCCAACAGTTCATCGCTGACAAGGTTGACGTTAACGGCTGGATGACTGGTATGCAAGCTG